The Silurus meridionalis isolate SWU-2019-XX chromosome 6, ASM1480568v1, whole genome shotgun sequence genome contains the following window.
ACATTAtggttatataataattatataataatgtgttgtctatttttaaattgacagtgaataaaataaaatgaaaaaaaaaatctgattatcCTACATAACCTGTTTACAtaacctgcttttttttttttttacaattgtaataaatgtaatattcaatattatcaatcttataaatgtaaaacatttctttacaaTGAGCTTTAGTTCATTGATGGTTGAGGGGCATGTATTTATTCACAGGATAGGATCATTTTCTTGTTACAAAACCCAGTATCAGCCTTGGTTTCTGCAACTGGAAGTATGGCCTCATTTCATCGCCCCCTTCATCACCATATTTGATAGATGGTATAAAGTGTTTGTGATGATATTAAGTTTGTGGTATCATCTCATTCTCATGAGTCAAGAGGATATTGTCCAGAACTTCTGGGGTTGTTCTGATTAAGTTATAAGACTATATTCTTTTTAGAAGTGATGCAACATTTTCTTACTCATCCATCCTTGAAAGCCATACTTGTTCAGTTTTTTAAACTGTGCTTtcatgaacataaacatttaatgtaattGCAGATGAATATAGGTGAAATGATATAGCTCTtactttttcttcatgtttttaaGCATTAACTGGTCTGATAATGGACATTGGATATGTTCAAGTTGTTTGTAAATGGACTTATAACACTTTTCAAATGATCAAACATTAACAATTACTTCTCTGACATCATGACTTTTTTCTACTAAGCATGATATTGACAGACACAGTCCTTCAAAACTGAATTTTAAATGATTCTGATACAGTAAATAGAACCCGCTTAGTCTCTTAGTGACTATGAAAGTAGGAATGGTGTACTTATTTTTCCacctgtttttttaatattggaAAAATTActacatatttaaatgtgttgtttctttttacctgatcttatttgttttgtttatggaAGTGaggactttttttatttcacaacccaaattccaaaaaagttgggaccctgtataaaatgtaaataaaaacagaatgcaatgatttgtgtTATTATGTTTAAACCAAGGGTATCTACactttaaaaagacaaaatagggtcattttgaatttgatggctgcaacatgtctcgAAAAAAATGGGATGGGACAACTAAtaaggttaattgacaacaggttaGGAAGATTATTGagtataaatattgtatattctATATTCTTACTTCCCTGTGCACAACCCTTGACCTGATTCTTGAACACAATATTCATgctatattgtaatataatattgtCTGTGTAGTCTGATCAAGTACATCTGAACAGAGTATTTTGAAATCCAATTATCTTTGCATTGTGGACTATGAGTGTTTGGTCTTAGAAGAAGCATGAGGTAGAGAGAAGCATTTGTAattctgtaaaatgttttattgaaacGTTTAAAATACACAGAATAAAATAGGCTTTTATAAGAAATACATTTTGGGAAATGATTAAAATGACAAACAATTGATTAATCAAGTTGTAAATCAAGAAAAAAGATCACAATTATCAATACATTTATAAGAGCCAGTTGGCAtgtggtgtttttgtttataaataggCGACATTGTAAGACTATTTTTCTGAAGAAAGTCACTTAATTGATCACTAATCTTATTTGCTTTGCATCACCTTGGTTATGCATTTAATATAGAAACTACACCAGAAGGTGGagctatacatttatttaaacacagcCTTCATTGTGATTTACAAGCTGTAGACTATGAAACCATAATTTAAATAGACGCTTTTATAGACTATAAACATTCAGAGCTCTGAAGTTTAGTGATATTAAATTCTTACGTTCTTCTGAGACATTACAAAATAATCCTTAATGTTTCTAAGAGTACTGTATACTTCTTGAGTATAGTAACGCTTAGTTTCAGCTTCGAAGATTgatctgaaaaatatatatatttttttactatatttatttttcagatcaATCTTCGAAGCTGAAACTAAGCGTTTCAAATTTCCTCTAGAGACATATGAGGCTCCACAGCCTCATATGACCAATCAAAGTGCCCATGTCATTACTAACTGGGCGGGGGTATTGGTATGGCTGATCATTGTGTATATGTACAATGCTATTACCTGCACTTTTGGTAGTTTCTAAGTTTCATTTTATAGATCCATCAATAGGACTGTTTTACATACAGCAGTAAGGTTAAGAGGTACATGTTTGACTGattctttttaataattgtaatgaTCTGTACTGTGTTTATTAAAGAATGAGGTAATGGTGAGAGTAAACTTTAActcatactaaaaaaaaaaacctttttgaaaTCGAGCATGAAGTACAGTATGACTGTTGCGTTGTTTGTGGAAGAATATTTGGGCCCTTTTTCACCAGTCTTAGTTTGCTTCTTTGTtttatcaatgttttttttagaatattgATTGATTTCTTGGCCCTGGTACTGTGCATAAAAGGAGCTGGTGAAAATGAAACAGGCCTTACAGCCTcaaactttaaatatataatttaatataaacataatgtgCCTTGAGAGCAGCACAGTGGACACTGTAGATAGCatttaaaatacacagaaaacacCTGAATAAACTCGTTATGCTTTGCACAACAAATTTACTACTTATGAAAACTACTTATGAAAAAGCAGTTTATGAAATATATAACATATCCTATATGTTATAAGTCACATTGTAACAAGCACATTCAACATTAAtatttgctgcatttagcagTCGCCATTGTCCaaagtgacgtacaaaagtgctttgagtctctagcaataaataacACTGGTATGttggattacaaacttaatataaatacaactctgctgactcatgactgtgtagcaatgcacagcgcGAACCACATCAGCAAGAACAAGAGAGAAGTATATAGATATAGAGAGAAGGTGACACAACTAACAGCCAAGTATATTATAAAGCCAagaacctgtctctgaacattgacaaaactaaagagatagTCATTGACTTTAGAAGAGTAGAGTGCGGCCATTCTCTACTGTGGAAATCGTCAAGTGCACCAAATTCCTTGATGTTCATCTGGTGTAGAACATCAGCTCCATCAGCAAGAAAGCCTAGCACCATCTCTACTTCCTACAAAGTGTGAGGAAAGACTATCTCctctccccatcctgaccatgttccaCAGAAGGACCATCAGAGCATTctaagcagctgcatcactgcctggtttgggaactgcaccatctcggaTTGCAAGACCCCACAGcagatagtgaggacagctgagaagatcattgagTCTTTCTCCCTGTCCCCTTTACACCACATACTGCATCTGCAAAACCAACAGCACACACACCCCTCAAACACActtttcaccctcctgccatcaggaaagatgtttgggcctcacatccagactgtgcaactgTTTTTTCTCTCAAGTCAACAGGTTCCTCAACACACAAAACTGAACtctaccaaacacacacacacacacacacacacacaaacacacacacacacacactctctctctctctctctctctctctgtctctctctctctctcttttcactcactcaactgtgtgttactaaaCTGTtacaaactcaaacacacactcaatatcatataaatataaaataaatgtttacatacaCAAAATGCAACCAACTGCTGCTATACAGAAGTGTATATGTTTACAAGTACCCTCTTTGCATATAATTTGTCCTTTTTGCAAATTGTACTATATAAGATATTATACAGAATGTATACCAGTCGAcactattttgtgtatctgtcctgcactgtccCGTTTatattgtctgtttgcactaTCTAGTTGTCCGagcactttatgtggctaggaAAACTTACtttttagtccttagctctatgttgtgttatgtagctctatgttgtttatgtagcaccagggtccttGAGAAAcgttttattttactgtgtgctgtgtcagctatatatggttgaaatgatattaaaagcttcttgccttgacttgacatgacaaATAGCTGTATTAAGGGTAATAATTATGTTAATGTGTTAACTTTCATTTCTCATTTCTATGGGCAGAATTTAATACTGATGAGTCATCTCCCAAACTTTACCAGGATGCTTTAAGCAGTTTCTTAATAAGAGAAGGCATGCTTTTACTGCATTTATACAGCAACTGTGAGACTTGGTAAATTTCGGTTATGCTTTATGTGTACTAAAAAGGGTGGTCTTAACTCCCACTTCTCATGAAAAGGGGGGTGTATTTGTAGGAAATACAAGAAGGAACTGAAAGCTGTGAGAGCATTGAAGGTCTTCAGTGTTAAAACATGTGGCTCTATTTGCAGTAGTGTTCATCTGTAAAACTGTTTGTGATAGCATGAACATATACAGtgttgtgaaaaagtgtttgcccccttcctgatttcttatttttttgcatgtttgtcacactttaatgttttggattttgttttccctcaataataaaaatcatttataatcTGCATGtggtgttcacttgtgttatcttttactaatatttaaattagtttgatgatctgaaacattaaaatgtgacaaacatgcaaaaaaataagaaatcaggaaggggacaaacacttttttcacaccactgtaggtGTATTAGCATATTACAGTGCATTTATCAATAAACATCAGTTGATTTCACTTACACTTCCGTACATTCTGgacattttttacattctgtagttttaaaaagaaaacataggTTCTCCAAACATTGTGCTCAAAATTGCATTTGTATGCTCATTTACAAAACCCTGTTTCTGTTTATGCTGCAAGTATAACCACATATAACCATGGAATCTCACCATTTCTTATCTGTTTACACTCATATCAGATTATGAACTGCAAACTGGTAAATCTACacccaaaattaaaaaaaaaaaactttaaaatacaATGTCTCATTTAACCAAAGCAAATTTGAGGTGGATTGAGTATGGAAATCACTGCCTGTTTGCCTGCATAAAATTCTCCCCCTGTATTTAAAAGCATATTAACTCATGCAACATGTAACTTTAGTATTGTGCATGGagtcaaaatgtacaaaaacataTGTATTTCCTTCACTGCATGTTTAGCTGTCTGTAGAGCCTTGTGGTCACCAGTGAAGTGTTCACTTGACATGCACACAGACCTTTTACCAGCACTCAACAGGAAGTGAGATGGCACACATCCTGCTGGCCAATCCATTGACCTCAGATCAGTTTTAAAAAACGTAACTTCCCATTTACCTGCATTATTAGAGAAAACAACAGGACTGGTGGGACCAGTTTCAGATCAAGACCACGTCAGCGAACAGAAACTGTAACACTTTCTTATGAACATATATTTGACCACATTGACATCATCTGCCTGCGTGTTCTTTGGAGCTGAATTCAGATCCTGGCAATCAGAGAGGAACAAGAGAAGAAGggaagaatagcctttatttgtcccatATACATAAAAAGCACtgtgaaattcgttcttcgcatAAAACTGGTGATATCAAAGAATGGAATGTTGCCCATCAAGAGGCACAAATCAAGCCTGCATCATGCGCCACCCCCGACCACCACCCCCCACCCTCCCACCGCCCCCTGTCTACTGTTTGGTGTATGCAGTGTTTTGTTTAATACACTATGTGTATtgataataaagaaattaataaagatAGAGTTTAAAGATTTTAAGGGACATCCTTTATATCTTTTATTCAGCTCTTATGGTGTTTTTTGTGATGCTTTGTGTGATGTGCAATAATCTTCATTCAAATTAATCAGTAAAGTTTTGATCATCATTCGGACAGGTTCCACTTTACATCTCATTATAAATAAGATATTTTCTCTAAACTAAGTTTCAACAATATACTCTGTTTTAAAACGCCACACATAcaatgccacaaaaaaaaacatgcatttcaGCCTTTACTGCCACCCACAGCAAATATTTATAGTTTAGATCTCAGACACTCAGCAAGTCAGGAAGTGTTTTTGGTGTCTTGGACTTCATCGGTCTAGTTTTAAATCAACAGTCTGCTCTACATTGAACTGCAGCAGGTCAAACCAGTCATTCACATCAGATATGTGGGATTATCATGGATATCATATTTCAATTTTTGGACCACTAATGTTTGTAATTCTTCAAGGTATGTACAGAAAACAATATTGTATTTTAAGCAATGTGAAACAaactgttttaatgatttatagcAAATAAGCATATTCATTCAAAATGTTATGTCAGGGGCATATAATTCCACATGGTCTTTGAAAGATGTTTTGAAATGCACTTTGTGGATGACTTCATAAAGAATTTTTGAGTGTACTTTAAAAGTACACATTTATTAAAGTGTCTACATAtaggcatttttttaaaaagagaaaatgtaattctgGATAGAAAGATATTCTAAAAtgtcagattattattatttttatttttaacaaaaccaACCCTGAACTGTTCAAACATCCATATACTGTTTAGTTTGCATACAGTAAATTAGGCATTTGTAACTACACAAGCAGGGCCCCACTGAATTTTTAAGGTGACTAACTACACTTATTATGTTCTATCTGtagaaaatcataaaataagGTTCAGGTTCagctctattaaaaaaaatgtctgatttATAGTCCATGAAATGTCATGCATAGTTCATGCTTTCTGTACCAGCTATTTGCTTTAGCTTTTGCTTTTGCACATCTTAAGAATATAACAATTATAAATAGTTTTATGGAATTTAAACATttggatattatatatatttgccagTATTATATGGGGTCACAGTGTCCATGTGGCCTAGGGGTGTCCAGTAATGTCCATAAAATTCAGTTGGTTGTGTAGTTATCTATTCTAGCCTTATTTTTGTTCCTTGGTCTACTgtctatttattgtaaataagatTTCTGGATGAAATTTTAGTAAACATAAAGTTTGCATTGTAGTGCAATTAGTTtaaagatttttacatttatgtcatgtatgaaagaaaaataaaattctcaatctgtttatttgtgtaaagctgctttatgaGATGACCATTTTTAAAAtcactctacaaataaaatgaaaattgaatTAGACACCCAACAATGATGTTGGCctgatatttttttcaaatgctcTTAAAAAGGCCCAGATTTAGAAAAATTTATTATTCCCTTTTGGAGTTATCATTTTCATTGGTGCAATGACTGATCTTAGGATAACAGTTTAATTTCTGCTAATGGACCACTGCAATTCCTTTCATTTCACATGATTGAAAAATATTCTGACATGACTTTTGATATTTGTTCAACTTTGCCctgctgcaggtgtgtgtgttgtttcagCTGATACAAACACAATGACAGTGTACAGAGCTATTGGGAGTTCCCTGGATCTTACAGTGAACTATCCAAAAGAATCAGTGTCATCGGttaggtggaagtttaatgagAAACAGTTTGCTGGGTACACTCAGAGCCATGCCTACTCACAACAGCAATCACAATTCGCTGGACGATTAAAGGAGGAGAATGATAAAGTTGGAATAACTGTACAAGATCTTCAACCCCAAGACTCTGGGATGTTCTTAATGCTTGTAGATGGAACAGAAAGACAGTATCCAACACAGATATTTACAGTGTATATTCAAAGTATGTATGATGTACCTgtatgatgataataataataataataataataataataataacaatgattattatttatttgttagctgacattttatttttgttttaattgattttgaacttttttttagacCCCATAACAGCTGTGCAGATTGAGAAGAATCAGACGTGGAGGGTGTCCACAAACAGCTGTGATGTTAATGCGACGTGTGCAGCACTTGGAGCTGAGAGTGTCTCCTACCTATGGAGTGGCTATAAGACTGAGAGTGGAGCTCAGCTGCAGTTCAGCCTTTCACCAGAAGAAGGAGCCGTTACACTGAACTGCACAGCCACAAACAACGTCAGCAACAGCACTGCCAGAGAGACACTGAGCTGTAATGCTGAACAGCCCATAACAGGTACAGTTACAAAAAGCATGTCACAAGCAAGGTAAATACTAAGGATCTCAATGTCACTATCAAACATTGCATAGAATAAGCTCTACAtttgtaaattacattttatttaattcatttaggGTGATTTATACTGgttctttatttatatgcaaGATGGACACCACACATATTTCACAGTTGTTTAAGCATATGCTCAGAAAGCATGCTAATGTGTGCAAAACCATAATAGTATATAGTAGAGGTTTTATAGCACCATGTGACTGTGTTCACAACTGTATTAGCAAACTTACATTTGTTGACAGGTAGGTTATAGCCTCATTGAACTGCTTATTATGGACAAAGTAGGGTATATGAGATGGTTTAATTAGATGAATGAGGTGCACAATTTATCTACTGGTTAATAATGTGTTTTGCCTTGTATtaatttcatttgcatttaatgattattcttttttaatgctGGTTATTGCAGCAAATTGTGCTTTGATCTTGGCTTGTTCACTTAGTAAAGGAAGACAAATATATAGAATGTACTTAGGCAGACCAATATGACTGGCATGATGGTGCATTGGGATCTATGGGTTATTCTAGATCTCTCATCTTATTCTCCCAGAAAGCAGTGTGGGGTTGTACCTAGCCTGTAAGTGAGCAGGTATTGCACACTGGTGTCTCAAAATCTAAGAACAACAGAGCGCATTGTTCCAAAAGAATGGCTCTTAGAAGCTACATTAGCTTGGTTCAGTCAGTCAGCATGGTTGATAAAACATAGTGTCTAAGAACATGTGTTTACCTTCATCCAGTTAGCATGGTTTAGCATGGTTATATATCACTTATGAcctatttatataatatataataatgccTCATTAGTGTggtcaaaaacattttttaatattatttaattatattataatcattggaatattgaataaatttttaattataaactaCGGTGTGAAAAAGATGGTGATACTACGGTGATATATTTGCAGAAATCAAAATTCTGTGGATTGCAGTAGCAGGAACAGTTGCTCTTCTTTTGGTTCTTGCTGTTCTTGCCGCCATTTGCTGTTGGTGGAGATCTTACAAAGGTGTGTTAATTTCTTGTTAACACAAACATAATAATACAATGTATGCTCTATTACAGTATGacagtatacagtaatcccccatttattgcgttggttacgttccaaaaccaccCACGATAAATGAAAAACCGCAATAAACGGACGCCGCcctaaaaatgctattttatgtatacagtactgtactgtattaacattttacttcattttagaatttataattatatttttattaataaatgtcattattttaacataaaactccattaaAAACAATTCACTATAAAtgttttggtctatcgtgctctctgcaagagaccgggaaaattagccaaactaattagttatgtggcaaatgcaatgcCACGATAAACCGGGGCGCCAGATTTGAACCGCAGTAAAGAGGGGGGGTTACTGTAAACACAACAAATGACTATTTGTCTAACAGATTTTTATAATCTTGCTGACAGGTGGCAGTGTTGCAGATAGCGGAACGACAGTGTATGCAGATGTCAGCAGTGAAACCATTGCTCAGAATAAAGTATGTATTATACATTTGACTGGTTGCGTAccttaattattttgtaaattttattgTTATGGTGGGTATGTTTGAATTAAGTTATATAAAATGTGACCAATTATGATGTCTGTGTAATATGAGCCTCCTTCTACAAAACAGAATCGATCACAAAGTGTTACTAATGGAACGACGGTTTATGAAACGGTCGATGAATTCAGAATGAACCCAGAAATGGTAGGTGCtgttaaatataaattcatacaGTTACATTAAAAGCCTTTGTTGAAACAATGGTTCAAGTTATGGAACTTATTTATTGGTGTTtggtaaacatttttaaaaaatgctgcaGCAAACAGCAACCTGGAATACACAACTAAATGATGTAGTTTATAGCGGTGACAAATTTGTATTGTCTTTTATGCTAGGAAAGGtcagactaaataaataaataaaataatttttttttaaggtaaacTATTTGTAACTGCTTGTTTGTGATTTGATTTTAACAcagtctattttttatttaaaaataccaTGTGCAATAAAGGCCACATAAGGTTTTTAATGATTTGTACAAATGTACTTTTCTTGATTGCTTTAAATACATTACTGCAGGTCAGAATATTCTTTAAATTCTTTTTGTACTTATTCCTCTCTACGCAGACTATTTATGCTAAAGTGactcttcctcagcataaaacGGTCAGCGCTACCTCGTCCTCACCATACCAGAAAGTTTGCTGAACAATAAAgacatcaaaaacatttttttttttttttttttttactttttgttgcGGGAACCTTTCTATTATACGTCATATAATTTCGTGAGTAATTGTGTGAATTATTGTACATTAAGGCAGTCTAGACAGTCACACTGCAAAAACTCCTCATCTAATCAAgacttacagttgtgttcaaaattattcaacccccaatgctgtaaatggttttagggaatttagtgtacatttgtaattgtattcagaatgaaat
Protein-coding sequences here:
- the LOC124387761 gene encoding SLAM family member 8-like, whose translation is MWDYHGYHISIFGPLMFVILQGVCVVSADTNTMTVYRAIGSSLDLTVNYPKESVSSVRWKFNEKQFAGYTQSHAYSQQQSQFAGRLKEENDKVGITVQDLQPQDSGMFLMLVDGTERQYPTQIFTVYIQNPITAVQIEKNQTWRVSTNSCDVNATCAALGAESVSYLWSGYKTESGAQLQFSLSPEEGAVTLNCTATNNVSNSTARETLSCNAEQPITEIKILWIAVAGTVALLLVLAVLAAICCWWRSYKGGSVADSGTTVYADVSSETIAQNKNRSQSVTNGTTVYETVDEFRMNPEMTIYAKVTLPQHKTVSATSSSPYQKVC